AATTATATGTTAGTACCTAATACAAAGCCCAAACAAGTACGAAACCTAACTATACAAAAATCCCTTAATATCATAGACTCGGCCGTCTCTGCATGCACGGAATCAATTTCAACCAtgggttgggggggggggggcttgAGGGAATGCATTTAACTTTCCAACAAAATTTAACCATTTTTCATGCCGCGGGACGTCGCAGTAATAAATTACCATCTTCTTTAATGAGGAACAATATGCAAGTAAAGACTTGATCAAACATAGTTCAAATTCTGAGCGTATAATGATTTTACACTCCACAATCGGGGGCTGCTTTAGGTTACCGAGTATAGAGCATTCCACATCCATTTCCCAAGAAGTAACAGGCGTTATATGACTCCAGTATGCCAGCTACAATATTAGATTGTATTCAGACAAATAAGAATATATAGGAAGTCATTAAGAgcaattaattataaatatgcaaaacactCACCATGATGTTAACAGTCTGCAATTTTTGGGAGTATTGAATCaagtcaaaaataaataagaccATTGAGCGACTGTTCATATTCAAATTGCACACTGAAAGAGATGTGAGGCTAGGTAAACCGGATGAGACCCTGTTTCCAGTATTAGTTTCTTCCATGAACTGCAAAAAAAGTGGTAATAATAAAACCAATTTTAATTCTGTTAAAAAAAAGCAATTATAATTtctcaaaaaaatatttacgtAAGATTCCGAAAATATATTAccttgaaatgaaaaaaaatctaaaGTAAGAATCCGAAGTTTCTGAAAAGAAGCCATTAGCCGAAACATATCCCAAGTTGTGACCTTCGGATTGTCAAGAGTGTAGATTTTCAAGTTTTGCAATCTCAACAAATTTCACTTTGTCTGTCAGTTCAGCATTATGCACTTCCAAAACCTCAAGTAATGTACACAAACTGATCAAATCCCCATATCTGCTGTCTTCAAAACTTACTCGATTAAGTTTCAATGTCAAAAGCTTTGGAAAACCACGAAAATTTGTCATATCGGGAAAATAACAGTTACGGAGAGTCAAATGTTCCAGTTCTGTGCAGGATAAAAGATGGGTGGATAACTCATCAAGTGGTTCTTCATTCATATCTTCAAGAGTGAACTCCCTTATCCCCTTTGAGGACAATAACATAACCCAactattgattttttttcaaaatctatCTTTTTGTATAGTAAGAACCATATGGTAAATGGAGGATAAACTTTCTAATGCCGCCTTTAATATGAAGAAGTCTACTTAGTATTCTTCGAGCAACAAAACTTCTACGGTTTTTAAATTTCTCCACAAACTTCTTATCAAATACGAGTTCAGTGAGATCAGTCCACTTATTAAATTTCTCGAGTATTTGCGCAGGCCGACATCCCACGACGTTGCCATGCTGTACAATGCGCATGAGGAGCAACATCATCTACCAAGTATGCTCGGTAGCCTTGATTGTACGCATGTTGTATGGAGGAAGTGTCCTAGGGGCGAGAAAGGGCAATACACGCGAGGGGATCACAAAGTGCCAACTATCATGATTGAAGCTGTTGCGTCACaagatttgtggatttggcatgcgtTTTTTGGTCCCCCGGAtcaaacaacgacattaatgtgttgaatCGGTCGCCGTTGTATGATACTACTAGAAATGGAACGGCTCCAAACACGTCATTCACTTTACGCGGCCGCTTGTACAGACGTGGGTATTTGCTTACTGATGGAATATATCCTAAGTGGTCTACATTTGTAAGAGCGTATCCACATCTAGTTGATCCAAAGGAAGTGAAATTCAAGCGAGTGCAGGAGGCGTCGAGAAAAGATGTAGAACGGGCTTTTGGGGTGCTTAAGGGAaaatggaagattttggaacgTCCAATCCAGATTATGGATAAGGAGAAGATTGGGAAAGTCGTCGACACATGTTGTatattgcacaacatgatcataAAAGACGATGGGAGGACTATCTCATCGGTTCATATAATGGATCCACCGGTGCCTGCAGCTTACGATCCTAGAGTTCTACGGGAGTTACAGGACGAAAACGTCCATCATCGTCTTCGGTATGATTTAATGGAGCATGTATCTACGTTGGATTTGGCATAC
The sequence above is drawn from the Erigeron canadensis isolate Cc75 chromosome 4, C_canadensis_v1, whole genome shotgun sequence genome and encodes:
- the LOC122597326 gene encoding protein ALP1-like: MAEGIAVFSTVIGASVLDGVPTCLLGKFVDLACVFWSPGSNNDINVLNRSPLYDTTRNGTAPNTSFTLRGRLYRRGYLLTDGIYPKWSTFVRAYPHLVDPKEVKFKRVQEASRKDVERAFGVLKGKWKILERPIQIMDKEKIGKVVDTCCILHNMIIKDDGRTISSVHIMDPPVPAAYDPRVLRELQDENVHHRLRYDLMEHVSTLDLAYLDEPAAQPPPIEDLI